The following proteins come from a genomic window of Candidatus Dependentiae bacterium:
- a CDS encoding AAA family ATPase: protein MIARQLTESLKEAAAQFPVVTVLGPRQSGKTTLVQSVFPNHRYISLEDLDRRNLANTDPRLFLQEYPTESGMILDEIQHAPTLLSYIQNL, encoded by the coding sequence ATGATAGCTCGACAGTTAACTGAATCTCTCAAAGAAGCAGCAGCACAATTTCCTGTTGTTACTGTATTAGGCCCTCGGCAATCAGGTAAAACTACTTTAGTACAGAGTGTGTTTCCAAACCATCGGTACATTTCACTTGAAGATTTAGATAGGCGTAATCTTGCAAATACAGATCCAAGGCTTTTTCTTCAAGAATATCCTACTGAGTCAGGTATGATTTTAGATGAAATTCAGCATGCGCCTACGCTGCTTTCATATATTCAAAATTTGTGA
- a CDS encoding toprim domain-containing protein, with amino-acid sequence MNLLQFYQTAVLPYLDKKLVFNDLNLVDKGDHYTADCPQCKKHEAFLYKNSEILSCNRKNSCGYFVSLTAYINDGRVPRGREFVQVVKKLCQIAGVEFIKPNYTEEVRVPLVQNSRQKLLQDFLALTKESLLSDEAALAREYLEQRGWTQEQLSEYEFGYYRGAEYIKEQLEQKGYLASDILNSGIYRSDWHERIVYPWRDLAGIIINFWARHIIGDTEGKKYLLMSSEKGGSKAVPFGWQWLTGNSIIIVEGFFDVLALKAHSITNALATASAGISQEQMQALVHRNPQSITLCYDNDEAGCKATEHDIDKLINTDMQLFVMPPHYLGGAKDPDEFCSIYGSGAFQELIALRIHALRYKAQCMVSRHKKEAQWTDAELVALIDEALAFIGTITNKARKADLDFLWQELAYETGRTLENLHEHSKNFIQKQEQQKRVQQLLQLAHQGSPEVIDAYILKEAEKLTRPVEFDPILQVPRLSKLLDEHESILLSYRGKEFIGLPQRSLPLLDDYLSGMRNLIVIAASPALHKTGLGIQNALDILIHNPEACLVYVTFEMTTQEVIYAMRCYLAGISLTTLLFGSDKQAKSGVYFTQEEQHQLEASAKLLKTLGERITILDLQTCPLITAEVILTQVGKLKAQTGAARSVIVIDSLEQWPLPSDLEFVVATDKQLNTWRMNQAKKLKQLQFNNPVIVLCQAPALVHIKNTQQELDTLAHLSSSDFLLILRPLSDIELADAWLTYKGYSLGLEYQEHTSRVQDYLNKRQCSIYVLQVVKANNGMACDDILVTFSSKTSKFEQLNWALQD; translated from the coding sequence GTGAATTTACTTCAATTTTACCAAACTGCTGTGCTTCCGTATCTTGATAAAAAGCTTGTCTTTAATGACCTTAATTTGGTTGATAAGGGTGACCATTATACTGCTGATTGTCCTCAATGCAAAAAACATGAAGCTTTTTTATATAAAAACAGCGAAATTCTTTCCTGTAACCGTAAAAATAGTTGTGGGTATTTTGTAAGTTTAACAGCGTATATCAATGACGGTAGAGTGCCCCGTGGACGGGAGTTTGTGCAAGTAGTTAAAAAATTATGCCAAATTGCTGGAGTAGAGTTTATAAAGCCAAATTATACTGAAGAGGTCCGTGTTCCTCTAGTACAAAATAGCCGGCAAAAACTGTTACAAGACTTTTTAGCTTTAACTAAAGAGAGCTTGCTATCTGACGAAGCAGCTCTGGCACGTGAGTACCTTGAGCAACGTGGTTGGACTCAAGAACAGTTGTCTGAGTACGAGTTTGGCTATTATAGAGGTGCTGAGTATATCAAAGAGCAACTTGAGCAGAAGGGTTACCTTGCTAGTGATATACTTAATTCTGGTATCTACCGGTCTGATTGGCACGAGCGCATAGTATATCCGTGGCGAGATTTAGCAGGCATTATTATTAATTTTTGGGCTCGCCACATTATTGGTGATACTGAGGGTAAAAAATATTTGCTCATGAGCTCAGAAAAGGGTGGTAGCAAAGCTGTGCCTTTTGGTTGGCAATGGCTTACAGGTAATTCTATTATTATTGTAGAAGGGTTTTTTGATGTCCTTGCACTCAAGGCTCATAGTATAACCAATGCTCTAGCAACAGCTAGTGCGGGGATTTCTCAAGAGCAGATGCAAGCTTTGGTGCACCGTAACCCTCAGTCAATTACACTGTGTTATGATAATGATGAAGCTGGCTGTAAAGCGACCGAGCATGATATAGATAAGTTGATAAATACTGATATGCAGCTTTTTGTTATGCCGCCGCATTATTTAGGTGGAGCAAAAGATCCAGATGAATTTTGTAGTATCTATGGTTCAGGTGCATTTCAAGAGTTAATTGCTCTGCGTATCCATGCGCTACGCTATAAAGCGCAATGTATGGTATCTCGCCATAAAAAAGAGGCTCAATGGACTGATGCTGAGTTAGTGGCTCTTATTGATGAAGCCCTAGCTTTTATTGGTACCATTACTAATAAAGCACGTAAAGCTGATCTAGACTTTCTCTGGCAAGAGCTTGCTTATGAAACTGGTAGAACACTGGAAAATTTGCATGAGCACAGTAAAAATTTTATACAAAAACAAGAGCAGCAAAAACGTGTTCAACAACTACTTCAGTTAGCACACCAAGGTTCACCAGAAGTTATTGATGCTTATATACTTAAAGAAGCAGAAAAGCTAACAAGACCTGTAGAATTTGATCCTATACTTCAAGTACCCAGACTAAGCAAATTACTTGATGAGCATGAATCTATACTCTTATCATATCGTGGTAAAGAATTTATTGGGTTGCCGCAGCGGTCACTACCCCTGCTTGATGACTACTTATCGGGTATGCGTAATCTTATAGTAATAGCTGCCTCACCTGCTCTACATAAAACAGGACTTGGCATACAAAATGCTCTCGATATTCTTATACACAATCCTGAAGCATGTCTGGTCTATGTAACCTTTGAAATGACAACTCAGGAAGTTATATATGCGATGCGTTGCTATTTAGCAGGTATAAGCTTAACTACTCTCTTGTTTGGCAGTGATAAACAGGCAAAATCGGGTGTCTACTTTACGCAAGAAGAGCAGCATCAGCTAGAAGCATCAGCTAAGCTTTTAAAAACATTAGGTGAACGAATAACTATACTTGATTTGCAAACATGCCCTTTGATAACAGCAGAGGTTATTTTAACACAAGTAGGTAAGCTTAAAGCACAAACGGGTGCAGCACGTTCAGTTATAGTTATAGATAGTTTAGAGCAATGGCCATTGCCGTCAGACTTAGAATTTGTAGTAGCTACTGATAAACAGCTTAATACTTGGCGTATGAATCAGGCAAAAAAGCTTAAACAACTCCAGTTTAATAATCCAGTAATAGTACTTTGCCAAGCTCCTGCTTTAGTGCATATTAAAAATACCCAACAAGAGTTAGATACTCTTGCTCATCTTTCTAGCTCAGATTTTTTATTAATACTAAGGCCGTTATCAGATATTGAATTGGCAGATGCTTGGTTGACTTATAAGGGCTATTCACTGGGTCTTGAGTACCAAGAACATACAAGCAGAGTGCAAGACTATCTCAATAAACGTCAGTGTTCAATTTACGTGTTACAAGTAGTTAAAGCCAATAATGGCATGGCCTGTGATGATATACTTGTTACATTTTCTTCTAAAACTTCTAAGTTTGAGCAACTTAATTGGGCGCTCCAAGACTAA
- a CDS encoding J domain-containing protein, whose protein sequence is MNTLHLFLGAALLNIFNNAFAQKLELINNYGKDVRVIIYHNNGDSPQDFDLPTYQSAPLPIGVGTLATIDHIDISTYTKARYGNLANISKYTIQTLDLAETKKLAQQNPGRTITLSISGSGWLGGSWTTTPSLSTSASKGTATETTKKPSTPMSPLATTLTQTFPLAVDQAQSGNPVYAAAIFGLKPGQTIEKNELRKIYYDLIRKYHPDKNPLGSDLSKVITTAYSAIIEKGLNLDALYPSNDFNQFISNTNPSARKS, encoded by the coding sequence ATGAATACATTACATTTATTTTTAGGCGCAGCTTTACTCAATATTTTTAATAATGCTTTTGCACAAAAATTAGAACTCATTAATAACTATGGTAAAGATGTAAGAGTTATTATCTATCATAATAACGGCGATAGCCCACAGGACTTTGATTTGCCAACTTATCAAAGTGCCCCTCTACCTATAGGTGTAGGAACTCTAGCAACTATAGACCATATTGATATTTCGACCTACACTAAAGCAAGATATGGTAATTTAGCTAATATAAGCAAATATACTATTCAGACGCTCGACCTTGCAGAAACTAAAAAGCTAGCCCAACAAAATCCAGGTCGTACTATTACGCTCTCTATTAGCGGCTCAGGGTGGCTAGGCGGCAGCTGGACAACTACTCCTTCATTGAGCACAAGTGCATCGAAGGGCACAGCAACAGAAACCACTAAGAAACCAAGCACCCCAATGAGCCCGTTAGCTACAACGTTAACACAAACTTTCCCTCTAGCAGTGGATCAAGCACAATCAGGAAACCCTGTATATGCTGCAGCTATATTTGGCCTAAAACCTGGGCAAACAATTGAAAAAAATGAATTAAGAAAAATATATTACGACCTTATAAGAAAATACCATCCAGATAAAAACCCCTTAGGCAGTGATTTAAGTAAAGTTATTACTACCGCTTATAGCGCTATCATCGAAAAAGGTTTAAATTTAGATGCGCTCTATCCCAGCAATGACTTCAACCAATTTATATCCAACACTAATCCCAGTGCTCGCAAAAGTTAA